In Oreochromis niloticus isolate F11D_XX linkage group LG18, O_niloticus_UMD_NMBU, whole genome shotgun sequence, one genomic interval encodes:
- the LOC102077505 gene encoding SLAM family member 5 isoform X3 yields the protein MRCILLWGAILWMYSSEIKGLQHVFVLHGKDLHLDVEKPVVLDKKTDFFWRFNTTNYVGKISYNKEIVLFDGYEGRADVFGHNYSLVLKNVQHNDSGDYTAVVTGGKEQRPAEYKVIVQDPVSPVNLTLTSSSSDSCNLTVTCTIVDLNISRTFRCDAHNCSLLEENLSTTDMCSSLIVYLQQDTVFCNHSNEVSWKKSTKVLKSQCDTKSGHIDANNTIVTVCVVVAIIIILVVGYIHHRTKQKSYPNNTTRGTESNQ from the exons ATGCGTTGCATTTTACTTTGGGGAGCAATTTTGTGGATGTATTCATCTGAAATAAAAG gGCTCCAACATGTGTTTGTACTGCATGGAAAGGACTTACACTTGGATGTAGAGAAACCTGTTGTACTTGACAAAAAGACTGACTTTTTCTGGAGGTTTAATACCACTAATTATGTTGGTAAAATTAGTTATAATAAAGAAATAGTATTATTTGATGGCTATGAAGGAAGAGCTGATGTTTTTGGACATAATTACTCTTTGGTATTGAAAAATGTACAACACAATGACAGTGGAGATTATACTGCAGTAGTGACTGGGGGAAAAGAGCAAAGGCCAGCTGAATACAAGGTCATAGTCCAAG ATCCAGTGTCTCCAGTTAATCTGACAttgacctccagcagctcaGACTCCTGTAACCTGACTGTAACCTGCACTATAGTGGACCTGAACATCAGCCGGACTTTTAGATGTGATGCTCACAACTGCTCTCTGTTGGAAGAAAATCTCAGCACCACAGACATGTGTTCCTCTCTGATTGTTTATCTGCAGCAAGACACCGTCTTTTGTAATCATAGCAATGAAGTAAGCTGGAAAAAGAGCACAAAGGTGCTAAAATCTCAATGTGACACGAAGTCAG GCCACATAGATGCCAACAACACCATCgtgactgtgtgtgttgttgttgccatCATCATAATCCTCGTTGTAGGTTATATTCATCATCGAACGAAACAAAAAA GTTATCCGAACAACACCACCCGTGGAACAGAGTCCAATCAGTGA
- the LOC102077505 gene encoding SLAM family member 5 isoform X2, producing the protein MRCILLWGAILWMYSSEIKGLQHVFVLHGKDLHLDVEKPVVLDKKTDFFWRFNTTNYVGKISYNKEIVLFDGYEGRADVFGHNYSLVLKNVQHNDSGDYTAVVTGGKEQRPAEYKVIVQDPVSPVNLTLTSSSSDSCNLTVTCTIVDLNISRTFRCDAHNCSLLEENLSTTDMCSSLIVYLQQDTVFCNHSNEVSWKKSTKVLKSQCDTKSGHIDANNTIVTVCVVVAIIIILVVGYIHHRTKQKNTRETIENTVYAVPENTNLQ; encoded by the exons ATGCGTTGCATTTTACTTTGGGGAGCAATTTTGTGGATGTATTCATCTGAAATAAAAG gGCTCCAACATGTGTTTGTACTGCATGGAAAGGACTTACACTTGGATGTAGAGAAACCTGTTGTACTTGACAAAAAGACTGACTTTTTCTGGAGGTTTAATACCACTAATTATGTTGGTAAAATTAGTTATAATAAAGAAATAGTATTATTTGATGGCTATGAAGGAAGAGCTGATGTTTTTGGACATAATTACTCTTTGGTATTGAAAAATGTACAACACAATGACAGTGGAGATTATACTGCAGTAGTGACTGGGGGAAAAGAGCAAAGGCCAGCTGAATACAAGGTCATAGTCCAAG ATCCAGTGTCTCCAGTTAATCTGACAttgacctccagcagctcaGACTCCTGTAACCTGACTGTAACCTGCACTATAGTGGACCTGAACATCAGCCGGACTTTTAGATGTGATGCTCACAACTGCTCTCTGTTGGAAGAAAATCTCAGCACCACAGACATGTGTTCCTCTCTGATTGTTTATCTGCAGCAAGACACCGTCTTTTGTAATCATAGCAATGAAGTAAGCTGGAAAAAGAGCACAAAGGTGCTAAAATCTCAATGTGACACGAAGTCAG GCCACATAGATGCCAACAACACCATCgtgactgtgtgtgttgttgttgccatCATCATAATCCTCGTTGTAGGTTATATTCATCATCGAACGAAACAAAAAA ATACCAGAGAAACCATTGAAAACACAGTGTATGCAGTTCCTGAG AATACAAATCTACAGTGA
- the LOC102077505 gene encoding SLAM family member 5 isoform X1, with the protein MRCILLWGAILWMYSSEIKGLQHVFVLHGKDLHLDVEKPVVLDKKTDFFWRFNTTNYVGKISYNKEIVLFDGYEGRADVFGHNYSLVLKNVQHNDSGDYTAVVTGGKEQRPAEYKVIVQDPVSPVNLTLTSSSSDSCNLTVTCTIVDLNISRTFRCDAHNCSLLEENLSTTDMCSSLIVYLQQDTVFCNHSNEVSWKKSTKVLKSQCDTKSGHIDANNTIVTVCVVVAIIIILVVGYIHHRTKQKNTRETIENTVYAVPEVIRTTPPVEQSPISDASPTSTYSFVRPHTGPNGSTEARSKALPESLYAQVEIHPRS; encoded by the exons ATGCGTTGCATTTTACTTTGGGGAGCAATTTTGTGGATGTATTCATCTGAAATAAAAG gGCTCCAACATGTGTTTGTACTGCATGGAAAGGACTTACACTTGGATGTAGAGAAACCTGTTGTACTTGACAAAAAGACTGACTTTTTCTGGAGGTTTAATACCACTAATTATGTTGGTAAAATTAGTTATAATAAAGAAATAGTATTATTTGATGGCTATGAAGGAAGAGCTGATGTTTTTGGACATAATTACTCTTTGGTATTGAAAAATGTACAACACAATGACAGTGGAGATTATACTGCAGTAGTGACTGGGGGAAAAGAGCAAAGGCCAGCTGAATACAAGGTCATAGTCCAAG ATCCAGTGTCTCCAGTTAATCTGACAttgacctccagcagctcaGACTCCTGTAACCTGACTGTAACCTGCACTATAGTGGACCTGAACATCAGCCGGACTTTTAGATGTGATGCTCACAACTGCTCTCTGTTGGAAGAAAATCTCAGCACCACAGACATGTGTTCCTCTCTGATTGTTTATCTGCAGCAAGACACCGTCTTTTGTAATCATAGCAATGAAGTAAGCTGGAAAAAGAGCACAAAGGTGCTAAAATCTCAATGTGACACGAAGTCAG GCCACATAGATGCCAACAACACCATCgtgactgtgtgtgttgttgttgccatCATCATAATCCTCGTTGTAGGTTATATTCATCATCGAACGAAACAAAAAA ATACCAGAGAAACCATTGAAAACACAGTGTATGCAGTTCCTGAG GTTATCCGAACAACACCACCCGTGGAACAGAGTCCAATCAGTGATGCTTCTCCAACATCCACCTATAGCTTTGTGAGACCTCACACTGGACCCAACGGATCCACTGAGGCCAGAAGCAAAGCTTTGCCTGAGAGCTTGTATGCCCAGGTAGAAATTCATCCCAGATCCTAA